ATTATTAGCGGTATTTATTTGTTATTTAATTGATTCTTTAAAATTATTTGAACATTATGGTTTTTCTATATTTATGAAATATTGGAATTTTAATCACGCTTATACTAATAAAACTGTTGATATTTTAAAATTAAATAAAATTCAAAAAGGTATTGTTATTGGAATTAATAAAAATGGTTGTTTACTATTAAATACTAAATTTGGTAAAATAACAATCTCCTCAGGAGATGTCTCGTTACGTTTGCAAAAATAATATTCTTAAATGAAGGACATATATTAATAAAATTTAAAATTTTCATAAAATTATTAAAATTTTTCCTATAATTGGCTTATAACAAATTATAATTTAAAATATTTTATATTTTTTAAACTTATCTAGTGTGATTATAATAATTCCTATAAAAATAGAACTATCAGAAATATTAAATATAAACCAATGTAAACAATTAATATGTATATCAAAAAAATCAATTACATAATTATATAAAACATAATCTATAAAATTTCCAACCGCACCTCCCAAAAAAAAAGATAACCCATAACAAAAAATATATTCTTTTATAAAAATTTTAAAAAAATAAATAACTAAAAAAAATATAAAAATATTAATTATGATTAATATATTTTGTTGTAAATAAATTTTTTCACAAATTAAATTAAATATTATTTTTTTATAGTTATATATAAGAAATAAATTTAAAAAAGAATTAATTATTAATATTTTTTTATAAATAAATAATTTAGTTATAAATATTTTACTTAATTGATCAACAAAAGATATTACAAAAGACAAAAAAATCCATAATAAATTTTTTTTCATAATAATTCTGCTAATTTATTAATAAAAAAATATTTTAAAATAAATTAAGCAAAATAACGTTTTTCCCCAATACCAAATAAATTATTAAAACAACGATTACATAAATCAGGATAATCATCCCTTTCACCAACATCGGCTTGATAATGCCAACATCGATTACATTTTTTATAAATAGATGGTTTAATTATAATACATTCCTCCGATAAATTTTTGATCTGAAATAAACTTACAGAAGATGTCAATAAAAAAAACTTTAATTCTTCTCCAAATTCATTTAAAATTTCAAAGTCCAATTTATTAATTTTTAATATTATTTCAGCTTGAAGTGAGGAACCAATAATACCAGTACTACGAATCTTTTCTAACTTTTGCATAACTTTTGATCTAATTTTTTTTAAGATCATGTATTTATATAATAATTTCTTAGAATTATAAACTTTTGGCAATTTATAATGAAGTTGTGTAAAAATAGTTTCACCTGATTCTATATAAAAATTTTTATCAGAAAAAATAGACCAAGCTTCTTCAGATGTAAAAGATAATATTGGAGATATTAATCTTAATAAAGATTGATTAATATGCCAAATAGAAGTTTGAGCTGAACGTCTAGCATGTGAATTTTTTTTAGTAGTATATAATCTATCTTTTAAGATATCCAAATAAAAACTACCTAAATCTTCAGAGCAATATATTTGTAATTTAGATACTATCATATGAAATTCATACATACGATAATGTGATAAAATTTCTTTTTGTAAATTTGTAATATTAATAATTGCATATTTATCAATTTCTACCATATCTGAAATTTTAATAATATTTATATTTGGATTAAAATCAGATGTATTAGCTAATAAAAATCTTAATGTATTACGAATACGACGATATGTCTCGACTACACGATTTAAAATTTCATTTGAAATTGATAAATCCTTTGAATAATCTGTTGAAGCAACCCATAATCTTAAAATTTCTGCACCAAATAAATTACATAATTTTTGTGGTTTTATTATATTACCTTTTGATTTAGACATTTTTTTACCCTTAGAATCTACAACAAAACCATGTGTTAATAACGCTTTATAAGGCGCAGATTTATTTAATATAATAGAAGTTAATAAAGATGAATGAAACCAACCACGATGTTGATCTGATCCCTCTAAATATAAATCAGCTGGAAATATTAATTGTTTTTTATGTGAACCACGAATAACAGTTTGATGAGTAATTCCAGAATCAAACCAAACATCTAAAGTATCATTACTTTTTTTATAATTTACCGCATCATCTCCTAAAAATTCTTTAATATCTAAATTTTGCCATATTTCAATTCCATTAAGTTCTATTTTTTTAGCAATTAACTCAATTAATTCCAATGTTTTTGGATGTAATTTTCCGCTTTTTTTATGAATAAAAAATGCTATTGGAACTCCCCAATGTCTTTGACGTGAAATAGTCCAATCTGGCCTATTTAATATCATGCTCTTTAATCTATCCTTTCCCCAGGAAGGAAAAAATTTAATTTTATTAATAGCTGTTATAGCGGATTCTCTTAAAGATTTTTTTTCATTTTTAGGAATTTTATCCATATTAATAAACCACTGTAATGTAGTACGATAAATAATTGGTGTTTTATGTCGCCAACAATGCATATAACTATGTTCAAACATTTCGATATTGAATAAAGTTTTACTTTTCTTTAAATAGGAGCAAATTAATTTTGAAGCTTTCCAAATAGACATACCGCCAAATAATGGTAAAGTAGATATAAAATTTCCATCATCCATAACTGGATTAATAATATCACTATCTTTCATATTTTGTTTTTTAAAAATTAAAAAATCTTCAATACCATAGGCAGGGGCAGAATGTACAATACCAGTACCACTATCAACAGTAATATAATCACCTAAATAAATTGGAGATAATCTATTATAATTTATATCAATATTTGATAACGGATGAAAAAAATTTATTTTGCTGAGTTTAATTCCCTTACAAATCCCAATAATATTTCCTTTGAATCCAAATTTTTTTAAACAACTTTTTACTAAATTAAAAGCCAAAATTAATAATAAAGGAGGATCATTTTTTATATGCACTAAAGCATAATCAAATTCCGGGTGTACATGTAATGCTTGATTAGCAGGAATAGTCCATGGTGTACTAGTCCAAATTACTATATATCCTTTTCCGCTTGGAAGATTTTTTAAATTAAAAATACTTTTTATTTTTTCTGGTTCAGAAAAACTAAAACCAACATAAATTGAAAAATCATATTTTTTTTTATATTCTATTTCCGCTTCTGCTAATGCAGATTTACAATCAAAACACCAATTAACAGGTTTTAATCCATGATAAACATAACCTTTTTTAAAAATAATACCAAATGCACGTAATTCATTTGCTTCATTTAAAAAATCCATAGTTTTATATGAATTATCCCACTCTCCTAATATACCAAGCCTCATAAAATCCATTTTTTGTTGTTCAATTTTTTCATAAGCTAAGGCTCTTGCTTTATTTTGAATTTCAATTGGAGATAAATTTTTACCATATAATTTTTCAATTTGAATTTCTATAGGCATACCATGACAATCATAACCAGGTACATATTGAGCATCAAAACCATCCATATTATAAAATTTAACAATTATATCTTTTAAGATCTTATTAACTGCATGTCCAATATGGATATCTCCATTAGCATATGGAGGACCATCATGTAAAATAAATTTTGGTCGATTAATAGATGCTTTTCTAATTTGATGATATATTTTTTTTTCTTGCCATTTTTTTATCCATCCTGGTTCACGTTTTGATAATTCCCCTCGCATTGGAAATATTGTATTAATTATATTTATTGGATATTTATTTTTTATATTTTTTTGTTTATTTTTTTTAATAAAAATTAGTGCATTATTATTTTTTTCTTTCATAATTAAATTAATTTAATTAGTATATGTATTATTTAATTAATTACCTTAATAAATTTTGTAACTTTAATATTATTCTTAAAAAAATTTTAAAACTATATTTTTCTCCTTAAAACTACATTTCTCCCCATACACCATTTAATATCGCTAAAGCAACTAAACTAGCAGTTTCAGTTCGTAATATACGTTTCCCTAATGATAATATAATTACTCCACATTCATATGCTAAATTTTCTTCTTTTTCAGTAAAACCACCTTCCGGACCAATTAATAATTCCACTTCTTGTGGACTTTGATTATTTGCCCAGCATGATAATTTTTTTCTCCCTCTAGGAGAGAGTAATATTCTTGCACAAGAAATTTTAGATATTAACCAATTATTAAAATAAATATTAGGAGCTAAAACAGGTAATATATTTCTTCCGCTCTGTTCTGTGGCAGAAATTATTATATTTTTCCAACGAATTCTTTTTTTTATAATACGCTCATTATTTAATTGAATTATACAACGATTTGTTATAATTGGTTGTATAATTTTCACACCAAGCTCCACCGATTTTTCAATAATTAAATCAAATTTACGATTTTCAGGTAATGCTTGAACTAATGTAATTGTATATGGTAATTCAATTTCACGAAATAAAAAAGAAATTATTTGAATCAAAATTTTTTTTTTAATTGATATTAATTTAGCAATATATTCACCACCAAAACCATTAAACAAGATAATTGTATTTTTATATTTTACACGTAATACATTTAAATGATTTACAATATTGTCAGGTAAATATAAATATTGACCAATTATAAATGGAATAGGATAATAAAAACGTAACATTTTTATACTTCAAAATTTATCATTAATAATTTAAATCAAGTTAAAAAAATGTTTTAATTAATACTTTATACTTTTATTTTTTACAAAATTACGACGTTTAATGAAAAATGATTTTAATAATTTTTCACATTGTTTTTGCATAACTCCACCAGTCAATATAGTATGATGATTTAATTTTTTTTCCTGAAACAAATTAATAATAGAACCACAAGCTCCTGTTTTAAAAGAAGGAGTTCCATAAATAATTTCACCTAATCTTACATGAATAATTGCTCCAGCACACATCGCACAAGGCTCTAAAGTTACATATATTTTATAATTTTTAGAAAAACGATAATTATTTAATAGTTTAGAAGCCATTCTTAGTGCTATAATCTCAGCATGAGCAGTTGGATCATTTCGAGTAATTTGTTGATTATATCCATATGAAATTACTAAATTATTTTTAACTAATACCGCTCCAACCGGTACTTCTCCGGCTATCAAAGCAAGCTTAGCTTGCAATAAAGCAAGTCTCATAAATTTAATAGAATTCATTAATTTTTTATATTTTTTAAAAAAATATTTTTTTAATCTTAAAATAAGAATATAATAATATAATAAAATTTTTAAAAAATTTAGGAATAAAGGCGCGTAGCTCAGATGGTTAGAGTCCTACCTTGACATGGTAGAGGTCGTTGGTTCGAATCCAATCGCGCCTATTTTTTTTAAAATTTCTTTTAATTACACTCATTCAACATTAAATAATTTATAAAAATTATCACTAGTATATTTTCCAATTTCAGTTACAGAGGTATTGCGAAAATTTGCAATAAATTTTGCTATATCATATAAAAAAGCAGGTTCATTAACTTTACCCCTATGAGGAATTGGAGAAAGATACGGAGAATCAGTTTCAATTAACATATTTTTTAATGAAATCGACCCCATTACTTTTTGCAATATTTTAGAATTTTTGAACGTAACAATACCTGAAAAAGAAATATAAAAACCTAGTTCTATTATTTCTCTTGCTACATCTAAAGACTCTGTAAAACAATGTATTACCCCCCCTGCCCCCCCCCCCATTTTTGGGATTGCTTTTTCTTCTTTAAGTATTTTTATAATATCATTAGTAGCTAGACGATTATGAATAATTAGTGGTTTTTTTGTAATTAAAGATGCTTTAATATGAGCACGAAAACGTTGATGTTGTAATTTGATTAAATTAGTATCTTTTAAATTAAAATAATCTAAACCAGTTTCTCCAATAGCAATAATTTTAGGATCAGAAGATAAGGATACTATTTTTTCTAAATTAGGTTCTTCTAAGTTTTTATTATACTTTGGATGTATTCCGATTGAGGCGTAAATATTAGAATAGTCATGTGTTAAGGAAAGAATTCTTGATAAATCTGTTAGGTTAACCGATGCACATAATATTTTGTTTACCATTTTTCTTTCCATGTTTTTTAATACTTCTGGTAAACGTGTATATAGTTCATTAAAATTAATATGACAATGAGAATCAATAAGCATGAATTATTTATTGTATTATTAATATATGGCGGAGTGGACGGGATTTGAACCCGCGACCCCCGGCGTGACAGGCCGGTATTCTAACCGACTGAACTACCACTCCTTATTTATTTTACAATTTTTTTAAAATATGGTGGGTGTTGAGAGAATTGAACTCCCGACCTACGCCTTGTAAGGGCGTCACTCTACCAACTGAGCTAAACACCCTAATATTATTTAAATTTTATTTTAAAGTATTTTTTGATTTTTTTCCACGTTTAAATTTGGAGTTTAGTTTTATTTACTTTCTATTTTAGAATAATGTAAATTAAAATTAGTTAAACATTTTAAATTGAAAAAATATTTTTACCAGAATAATTATAAAATTCACCTAAATCTTCTTCAATTCTTAATAATTGATTATATTTTATTATATTTTCTTGAAAAAAAATTGAGTTAATTTTTATTTGCGATGCATTAGCACCAAGAGTAATATCGATTATGCTGGAATCTTCTGTTGTATTTATATCACATGAAATTATTATATTATATCCAAATTTTTTTATTTTTTCAATATTTTTTAGAATTTCAGTTAATGTATTATATTGATTTAATTTTATTAAAATGGAATTATTAATATTTTTTTTCATATTTTTTAAAAAAATTTTATTATTATTAAAAAATAAATTTTTACCAATTAATTGAATTTTGTTTTTTAATTCTTTATTTAAATATTTTTTACCTTCCAAATCGTTTTCTGCTATACCATCTTTAATGCTTATAATTGGATATTTGTTGCATAATGAAATTAATAAATTTATCATTTGAAT
The sequence above is a segment of the Candidatus Profftella armatura genome. Coding sequences within it:
- a CDS encoding signal peptidase II, which translates into the protein MKKNLLWIFLSFVISFVDQLSKIFITKLFIYKKILIINSFLNLFLIYNYKKIIFNLICEKIYLQQNILIIINIFIFFLVIYFFKIFIKEYIFCYGLSFFLGGAVGNFIDYVLYNYVIDFFDIHINCLHWFIFNISDSSIFIGIIIITLDKFKKYKIF
- the ileS gene encoding isoleucine--tRNA ligase, which gives rise to MKEKNNNALIFIKKNKQKNIKNKYPINIINTIFPMRGELSKREPGWIKKWQEKKIYHQIRKASINRPKFILHDGPPYANGDIHIGHAVNKILKDIIVKFYNMDGFDAQYVPGYDCHGMPIEIQIEKLYGKNLSPIEIQNKARALAYEKIEQQKMDFMRLGILGEWDNSYKTMDFLNEANELRAFGIIFKKGYVYHGLKPVNWCFDCKSALAEAEIEYKKKYDFSIYVGFSFSEPEKIKSIFNLKNLPSGKGYIVIWTSTPWTIPANQALHVHPEFDYALVHIKNDPPLLLILAFNLVKSCLKKFGFKGNIIGICKGIKLSKINFFHPLSNIDINYNRLSPIYLGDYITVDSGTGIVHSAPAYGIEDFLIFKKQNMKDSDIINPVMDDGNFISTLPLFGGMSIWKASKLICSYLKKSKTLFNIEMFEHSYMHCWRHKTPIIYRTTLQWFINMDKIPKNEKKSLRESAITAINKIKFFPSWGKDRLKSMILNRPDWTISRQRHWGVPIAFFIHKKSGKLHPKTLELIELIAKKIELNGIEIWQNLDIKEFLGDDAVNYKKSNDTLDVWFDSGITHQTVIRGSHKKQLIFPADLYLEGSDQHRGWFHSSLLTSIILNKSAPYKALLTHGFVVDSKGKKMSKSKGNIIKPQKLCNLFGAEILRLWVASTDYSKDLSISNEILNRVVETYRRIRNTLRFLLANTSDFNPNINIIKISDMVEIDKYAIINITNLQKEILSHYRMYEFHMIVSKLQIYCSEDLGSFYLDILKDRLYTTKKNSHARRSAQTSIWHINQSLLRLISPILSFTSEEAWSIFSDKNFYIESGETIFTQLHYKLPKVYNSKKLLYKYMILKKIRSKVMQKLEKIRSTGIIGSSLQAEIILKINKLDFEILNEFGEELKFFLLTSSVSLFQIKNLSEECIIIKPSIYKKCNRCWHYQADVGERDDYPDLCNRCFNNLFGIGEKRYFA
- a CDS encoding 16S rRNA (uracil(1498)-N(3))-methyltransferase; this encodes MLRFYYPIPFIIGQYLYLPDNIVNHLNVLRVKYKNTIILFNGFGGEYIAKLISIKKKILIQIISFLFREIELPYTITLVQALPENRKFDLIIEKSVELGVKIIQPIITNRCIIQLNNERIIKKRIRWKNIIISATEQSGRNILPVLAPNIYFNNWLISKISCARILLSPRGRKKLSCWANNQSPQEVELLIGPEGGFTEKEENLAYECGVIILSLGKRILRTETASLVALAILNGVWGEM
- the tadA gene encoding tRNA adenosine(34) deaminase TadA; translated protein: MNSIKFMRLALLQAKLALIAGEVPVGAVLVKNNLVISYGYNQQITRNDPTAHAEIIALRMASKLLNNYRFSKNYKIYVTLEPCAMCAGAIIHVRLGEIIYGTPSFKTGACGSIINLFQEKKLNHHTILTGGVMQKQCEKLLKSFFIKRRNFVKNKSIKY
- a CDS encoding TatD family hydrolase — its product is MLIDSHCHINFNELYTRLPEVLKNMERKMVNKILCASVNLTDLSRILSLTHDYSNIYASIGIHPKYNKNLEEPNLEKIVSLSSDPKIIAIGETGLDYFNLKDTNLIKLQHQRFRAHIKASLITKKPLIIHNRLATNDIIKILKEEKAIPKMGGGAGGVIHCFTESLDVAREIIELGFYISFSGIVTFKNSKILQKVMGSISLKNMLIETDSPYLSPIPHRGKVNEPAFLYDIAKFIANFRNTSVTEIGKYTSDNFYKLFNVE